The Podospora pseudopauciseta strain CBS 411.78 chromosome 2 map unlocalized CBS411.78m_2, whole genome shotgun sequence genome has a window encoding:
- a CDS encoding uncharacterized protein (EggNog:ENOG503Q5YZ), which translates to MLPPCSWRPEYNTSSAACRQHSGNAPAWPCIEGGHVLRLSAPIVVTLLLSWERFLCLLSLITVTEDGPDRQPAAWITNSIFPSAQRSFDDNKRHPNTIMMAMKALLCIQLNFFRLAFAHWLGQKPDGPHNNYGLPEATATSSPDDTKGWSLKPTEPPLPNHGPDISFIELMRRSEHWIKAKRQTTQYLNSKTCGYFTSDEFDPWVCSASETCTTNTNNVVACLSSGETGPFFSVCFDYSAYKQGLCDDRSAENPETGCCASSTNPACVMYLWPGPQPKSMFFCHPSSTIITMLDVPRSVLDASTSGTSTEPPSTTTSPPPDPTPRPPDPSAINTDAITGGVIGGVAFLSLIAAAIFFLHQRRKKKSPPSPPPPTNQNYTPVPTNNNPTPNQQPYSPPRRPDFLSLPGSSTLPSSTPYLSNISPPIGGDPYFSPQYDPSKQQPPETQQQQQGYFFYGPGSGDPGVGLYPHGTPNTQNSHFESQYTTRPAQGQEPYQPYTPPQQEQPQLSELDSDDVAKGQSGNPAEMMGSCAEQQNRNRAEMTEECDAERQSANPAETPIIPEPRVGSQAHA; encoded by the exons ATGCTTCCCCCTTGTAGCTGGAGACCTGAGTACAACACATCATCCGCAGCTTGCCGCCAGCATTCTGGGAATGCACCAGCTTGGCCATGCATCGAAGGAGGTCATGTTCTGCGGCTCTCCGCCCCCATTGTTGTAACCCTGCTGCTTTCTTGGGAAAGATTCCTTTGCCTCTTGTCTCTAATAACTGTCACCGAAGACGGGCCAGACCGCCAGCCAGCGGCTTGGATCACCAACTCCATTTTCCCTTCGGCGCAACGGTCTTTCGACGACAACAAGCGGCACCCCAACACCATTATGATGGCCATGAAGGCCCTGCTTTGCATCCAACTAAATTTCTTCCGTTTGGCATTTGCCCACTGGCTTGGCCAAAAGCCCGATGGTCCCCACAACAACTATGGCCTGCCCGAGGCCacagcaacatcatcaccagacGACACCAAAGGTTGGTCGCTAAAGCCAACCGagccacccctcccaaaccatgGACCAGACATCAGCTTCATCGagttgatgagaagaagtGAACATTGGATAAAGGCCAAGCGGCAGACAACTCAGTATCTGAACTCGAAGACGTGCGGCTATTTTACCTCAGACGAAT TTGACCCCTGGGTATGCTCCGCCTCAGAAACatgcaccaccaacaccaacaacgtCGTTGCGTGCCTCTCCTCAGGCGAGACAGGGCCATTCTTCAGCGTCTGTTTCGACTACTCAGCCTACAAGCAGGGTCTATGCGACGATAGGAGCGCAGAAAACCCCGAAACTGGGTGCTG CGCATCGTCAACAAACCCTGCATGTGTCATGTACCTCTGGCCTGGCCCCCAACCCAAAAGCATGTTCTTCTGCCATCCAAGCTCAACAATCATCACCATGCTGGACGTCCCGCGAAGTGTACTCGACGCCTCCACCAGCGGCACCTCAACCGAGCCACCCTCAACTacgacctcacctccccccgaCCCCACGCCCCGGCCTCCCGACCCATCAGCAATCAACACCGACGCCATAACCGGCGGTGTCATAGGCGGGGTAGCCTTCCTATCCCTTATCGCAGCAGCGATCTTCTTCCTTCACCAGCGCCGTAAAAAAAAGtcccctcccagccctcctcctcccaccaaccaaaaTTACACCCCCgtcccaaccaacaacaaccctaCTCCCAATCAACAACCCTACTCCCCCCCCCGACGACCagacttcctctccctcccaggTAGctcaaccctcccctcctcgaccccctacctctccaacatcagCCCCCCAATCGGCGGCGACCCATACTTTTCCCCCCAATACGACCCttccaaacaacaaccacccgaaacacagcagcagcagcaaggctACTTTTTCTACGGACCCGGTAGCGGTGATCCTGGTGTGGGGTTGTACCCCCACGGCACCCCCAACACGCAGAACTCCCATTTTGAATCGCAATATACCACCCGTCCTGCTCAGGGGCAGGAACCCTACCAACCCTACACCCCCCCGCAGCAAGAACAGCCCCAGCTCTCCGAGTTAGACAGTGATGACGTAGCAAAAGGCCAGAGCGGTAATCCAGCCGAGATGATGGGCAGTTGCGCTGAGCAGCAGAACAGGAACAGGGCTGAGATGACGGAGGAGTGTGACGCAGAGAGACAGAGTGCAAATCCAGCTGAGACGCCCATAATACCAGAGCCAAGAGTAGGTAGCCAAGCTCACGCCTGA
- a CDS encoding uncharacterized protein (EggNog:ENOG503PC4A; COG:E), with protein sequence MNLPSSFPLVKHQKLGCGVVNERSRHLVSTMAEPTNTPMPASTPVPASTPRSSSPLQQYSIPSLTPNATTATIPLWPSTTSSPDTATRKPQRPIVLHIGDPIKYNPDTYAEFNAAFEVIRPPTPERERNELIRALKEERWGHFSAIFRPFWGTGGEMGRWDAELIDLLPSSVKVFASAGAGFDWADTKLLGERGIIYCNSGLAAAEAVADFSVAMIISTFRHLPWCMNAATFPHLTSSSDARSTFRECHARATAASHNPRGHTLGLIGFGNIGQQIAAKMGNPAFGMKIAYYDVVRKPAAVESELRATFYEKLEGLMKVSDCVVLCTPASADGRPIITAETLGYLRPGTRFVNIARGSLVDEEALADALDSGVVRAAALDVHMDEPSVNERLVRMVTGLGFDDRGQHPGRVMLTCHNAGGTVETHVGFEELSMRNILRVVRDGAEAVTPVNLHWLREKKGV encoded by the exons ATGAATTTGCCCAGTTCTTTTCCTCTCGTCAAACACCAAAAATTGGGCTGTGGTGTAGTGAACGAGCGGTCGAGACATCTTGTGTCAACAATGGCAGAGCCTACAAACACTCCCATGCCGGCAAGCACTCCGGTACCGGCATCAACCCCGCGGTCAAGCTCCCCGCTGCAACAGTACTCAATCCCTAGCTTGACACCCAATGCGACGACAGCCACGATCCCTCTCTGGCcgtcaaccacctcctcaccagaTACTGCGACTCGAAAACCACAACGACCGATAGTCCTCCATATTGGCGACCCGATCAAGTACAACCCGGACACCTACGCCGAGTTCAACGCTGCCTTTGAGGTTATCCGgccccccacccccgagcGCGAAAGAAACGAGCTCATCCGCGCCCTGAAAGAGGAAAGATGGGGTCACTTTAGCGCCATATTCCGTCCATTCTGGGGCACAGGAGGAGAGATGGGACGGTGGGATGCTGAGCTCATTGACCTGTTGCCTTCGTCGGTCAAAGTTTTTGCGAGCGCGGGCGCCGGGTTCGACTGGGCGGATACCAAACTCCTGGGAGAAAGAG GGATAATCTACTGCAACTCGGGCCTCGCCGCGGCAGAAGCAGTAGCGGACTTTTCCGTCGCCATGATCATCTCGACCTTTCGACACCTTCCGTGGTGCATGAACGCCGCTACGTTTCCCCACCTAACGTCCTCGAGCGATGCCAGGAGTACCTTTCGGGAATGCCACGCGAGAGCCACGGCTGCTAGTCACAACCCACGAGGGCATACGTTGGGGTTGATCGGGTTTGGGAATATAGGGCAGCAGATAGCTGCCAAGATGGGGAATCCGGCCTTTGGGATGAAGATTGCTTACTATGATGTTGTGAGGAaacctgctgctgtcgagTCTGAGCTCAGAGCTACATTCTACGAGAAGTTGGAAGGCCTGATGAAGGTATCGGACTGCGTGGTGTTATGCACGCCTGCTTCTGCGGACGGGAGACCGATCATCACTGCTGAGACGTTGGGCTACCTACGGCCAGGGACGAGGTTTGTGAATATTGCAAGGGGGTCGcttgtggatgaggaggcgttGGCGGATGCGTTGGACAGTGGAGTGGTAAGGGCTGCGGCGTTGGATGTTCATATGGATGAGCCCAGTGTGAACGAGAGactggtgaggatggtgacTGGCTTAGGGTTTGATGACAGAGGCCAGCATCCGGGGAGGGTAATGTTGACGTGTCACAACGCTGGCGGGACGGTGGAGACGCATGTTGGATTTGAAGAGTTGAGTATGAGGAATATCTTGAGAGTAGTGAGAGATGGTGCAGAGGCGGTTACGCCGGTTAATTTGCAttggttgagggagaagaagggggtgtaA